From the Callithrix jacchus isolate 240 chromosome 22, calJac240_pri, whole genome shotgun sequence genome, the window ATCATGGAGAAGTTGGGCTGGGGAGCAGGGGCAGCCCCTAAGGTGGGGTCCTCAAAGATTCAGATCCCATGTGCCCATAAGCTGGGGGGCAGCCTGTCAGCACTCTGAGGGCCCCCAACAAAGGTCACCCTGGCTTCTGTGGGCCCACAGCTCCTGGAGTGGATCCGGCGCACCATCCCTTGGCTGGAGGACCGCGTGCCCCAAAAGACCATCCAGGAGATGCAGCAGAAGCTGGAGGACTTCCGAGACTACCGGCGCGTGCACAAGCCACCCAAGGTGCAGGAGAAGTGCCAGCTGGAGATCAACTTCAACACGCTGCAGACCAAGCTGCGCCTCAGCAACCGGCCGGCCTTCATGCCCTCCGAGGGCAAGATGGTCTCAGTAAGTGCCAGGATTCACAGGGGGGTGGGGTGCCCTGCTGAACCTGGGAGCAACTGTGAGGGTCAGAGGCAGCTCTTGAATTGCCTGTGGGCTTGCCATTTGGCCAGCGCAGTCTTTCCTGTTGTTGGTGTCCTGTGGGACTTCGCACGGCCTTTAGGTGGTGGGAAGAGGCACATCTCACTCAGCACTGTGCTCCCCTTTGGCCCTCACTCACTGTGTTTTACACCCAGGGTTTTATACCCAAATCCATGCCATGGGTTGTGTGAATGTGGAGTTGTATGAATTTGGAGCCGTGGTCTGCCATGACTATAGGACTACCGTGTGCTTGAGGTCCTTCATCAGCAGAGGGGCAGTGCGCTCTGGGTGGTTACCGCCACCCCATCTGtggcattcatccattcattcatgcacTCACCTGTTTACCCATAGATTTCGTTAATCCAGAATTGATTGTACCTGTCTAGTGCTGGGCCTTCTGTAGGCATCCAGATATAATAGCAAAGCATGGCACAGCCATGACCCCAGCCAAGTTCTGCCAACTTACCATCAGCATCCCTTGGAGACATCCCCCTGGGTGCCCCTGTTCCCCTATGATAACCCTGCctacccctgccccaccccaggacATCAACAATGGCTGGCAGCACTTGGAGCAGGCTGAGAAGGGCTACGAGGAGTGGCTGCTGAATGAGATCCGCAGGCTGGAGCGGCTCGACCACCTGGCAGAGAAGTTCCGGCAGAAGGCCTCCATCCATGAGGCCTGGACTGATGGTATGGCCCAGTCCCGCTCCCTTGCTCCCTTCCGGTCTCAGGCACGTGTGAGTGTGCACACACAGCCTTTACCACGTTGCGTCTGTTTCTTGGGCACCCTTTCTTGCTGCTTTagagctaggtgcagtggctcacacctgtaatcccagcacttcggcaggccaaggccggaggatcacttgagcccaggagtttgagaccagcttgggcaacatagcaagaccctgtctatacaaaaaatttaaaaataattttaaaaattaggcatggggtacacacctgtggtcccagctattcaggaagctgaagtgggaggatcaattgagccagggaggtcgaggctacagtgtgctgttgcactccagcctgggtgacacaacaagaccctgtctcaaaaaaaaaaaggggaaagaaatgcTGCGCTGTGTTCCTCCAGCCCCAGGGATCATTCTGGGGCCAGGTCCTCTTTGTTACCCAATCTGCCCTGACCTCAGAGATTACTTACAGGTGGGCCCCTGTCAGTCATCCAGGAACACAGCCAAGCCCCCTCCAGCCCTTCAGGGAAGTGACCTTATACCCATCCCCTCTGCCTGTCTTCCCCATCCAGGGCGAGCATGTGGGGCAGACCTCTGCCATCCCTGGCACCATGTTCAGAGTCAGCTCCCCTCTCCCACCTGGAACCACAGACAGCCACAGCCCTCAGCCCACCTTCCCCATGGCCCACCTGCGAGCTCCTGCCACCTCCCATCCCTTCCCAGGGCCTCCTTCCGGGGCCTGGCTCCCCCTGCAGGAGGCTTCTCCTACACCTCCATAATGCTTTCTGTTTTCGGCAgccctgcagctgcagctgcctggACCTTGGATCCGGATGTGGGATTCCATCACGTCCCTGGCCCTTCTTTGGGTCACGCCAAGGTTGAGATTCCAGATCCCAGGGGTCTGGAAGCATTCAGAAAGCTGCCAGTGCCTGGGAGAGCCACAGGGGCCACCCATAGGACTCCTCTCCCGTTCTGGCCACCTCCTTCCCAGTGCTTTCTCTGTGGCCCTCCAACCACCACTCTGTCCAGATGAGCCCTTCCTCGAGTTCTTCAGTGTGGTTTCTCACCCCTCCCTACCCCAGCCTGCATGAGAGTACAGCTTCGCATAGCCCGTAGCCCTGCCCACAGCCCAGCTCATGCCCTCCTTACATGAGCTCAGCCTGTTGTGCCCGTGGCAGCTGCCAGCCTGAGTAGCCCAGACCTTTTGCTGCCAGAAAAGAGGGCAGATGAGAGCACGGACGGTGAAGGAGGAAGGGCCTGGCCAGGCCGGGTGCTGTGCTTCCCTCTTGCCTTGCAGAAAGGCACCTGTGTGAGGACAGCATGTTGGCACTGGTGCCATCTTGTGTGGGAGGGTGGCCTCTATCCATTCACGGATTCACTTGTTCATTCAACAGACAGCTCAAGTGGATCCTGCCATCCTTATCCATGGAGGCCTGGGCATCACCCTGTGGCTGTCCCTTCTGAGGGTCTTTCTGCCCACCTGTCAGCTCTTCAGTCCCTCCCAGCACTCTGCAGGCCCTGCACATGGTTTCCTGATGCcggggggctgggtgtggtggctccaccCAGCACTCCTCTGGTGGGAAGGGCTCTGGGGCAGCAGCCTTCACCTGAGGCATTTAGAAGTTGGCTCAGTCTCTGGCCAGGGCCCAACTGGTTCATCAGCCTCCACACATCTCTGCCACACCCCTGCCTGGCTGGGCATCAACCCAGCTCTGCCCATGGCATCGGCCAGAGCCCCCAGGCAGGCCAGCCCACTCAATCCCAAGACCCGGAGCCTCTGTCCTCTTAAGCAGCAGTTATTCGAAACAGGACAGACAGGCCCTCCACACCTGGGGTCGGGTCTCAGTGGCCTTCTCCGCCCTGGGGTGGGTGGGCCACTGTCACTCCATGCCCCTACCATCCCCCACAGCCTGCAGGGAGAGGGTCACCATGGATGCTTCTGAGGGACTTGATTTCCTGACAATATGACCAGCCTCCAATGACCCCTTGTCCCTGCTCTGGCTGCCCCTTGGCCTGGATCCCAGCAGCCGTGGCCATGGCCCACTGCCCACATCCTCTCAGCACACCCTTGCTGGGACTCTGATGAGGCAGAGGGAGCCATCACCTGCTGTTTCTGGTTCCCACCCCTGGGAGGAAGAGTTGGAGAAGGGAATTGCAAGGCTGCCTTGTGGCTCAGCCGGTCCCAGGGATGGGCAGCAGGGCCGGTGGAGCTAGAGTCTCCCAGGCTGCCCACTCCTTGCCCATCAATGCCAGGCCCAATCCTTGGGGGAGGCTGGTAGGTGTCTGCCAGGTGAGACCAGTAGAGGCTGGGGTGAGCTGGTACTGGCTCCATGCCTGCTGTGCTTGAACACCACCTCACTGAAACTTGAGAATAGTCGCATGCGACATAGGTGCTGGGGCtggccccattttacaggtgaatgCACAGACCCAGAGAGCCCCTGGTGGCTGCACTAGGCGGGCAGCTGTCAGGTGCGCTGGGATAGAGCTGAGGGGATCTCCACTACCACTCCGGGGAAGCCCAAGGGGGTGTACCTGAGGCAGGGCCCATGTAGGAGCTGGGGTGCCAGCCACCTTCCCAGGCCAGAATTTTCCCTGCAGTTCTCTAAAGACCTTCACTTACTTGCAGGGCTTCCTTGAGCTTTGGTTCTGGTGTGTGTGATTAGCCAGGCTCTAGGACTAATAACAGTGTGCCTCCTTTCCCTCAAAGGGCCTGACGGTGGGCCCACCCCACTGCACACAGGACACTTTAGAACAGTGGGGCACTTAGACGTGGGAGAGGACAACCACCTGTGCAGGTGCAGGgtccagctcctagaagaacctgGCCAATGCTTCCCCTTCCCTAAGCCTGCTGGGACATGGGCTTTGACCCCGGACACTTCTCCAGATCAAAGCCCTCCAGAAACAGGTGCTAGCTTTTCAAGCCGTGCTACCAAGGCCCTATTTGTATGGTTTTCTACCAACAAAAGATGTTAAGTTTAGGACACGTGGGTTGAGAAGGAATATTTCGTTCAGGCTCACCAACCCTGAAGTGTCCATCCGGGTTGTAGTTAGGCTTAGAGATCCCTGGTGGGTATGGAAGAAGGTTCTAGAAGTTTCCATGCTACTGTCCTTGGCGTGGAAGGATGTAGAACCCAGagtctctttccctccctctgctCGGACAGCCCCTCCAGACTCCTGCCTCACAGCTGTGCTGTTGTCTAAGCAcctctctgcccccaccccagggaaGGAAGCCATGCTGAAACACCGGGACTATGAGACGGCCACACTGTCGGACATCAAAGCCCTCATCCGCAAGCACGAGGCCTTCGAGAGCGACCTGGCCGCACACCAGGACCGCGTGGAGCAGATAGCGGCCATCGCTCAGGAGCTCAAGTACGTGCGGGCCCAGGGCACTCCCATTACctgcctcccaccacagcctgACCAGAGTGGTGGCGGCAGCACTCCAAGGCCCAGTCTACCTCAAGGCCTGGAATAGTGTCCCTAGTGCCCCACCTTCACCTCCTTCCATCCGCCAGGGAAAGGCTTTATGGGATGAGGCCTTTGCCCCATCCTGTCGCAGCCCCACGTGGAACACCTGAAGGATCTGGATTCTCTAGCAGGAGGGAGGTGTCTGGCCCCTTGTTTTGATTCTTCAGGCTTTGGGAGTCCCTGGGGGCACCACCTCCCCTGCTGGCCACCCCAAGTAGGCCCTGGCCCCCAATGGGATGGGCCCCAGCCTCCGGCCTCCGTTGCTTCCCAGCCGCCGCTCCCTGAGGGAACCAGTCTGCACAGTGAGCCTATTGTTCTGCTCGggcccttccctttctttctcagaATACGCTTATTGTAAGAGCTTCCAGGCAGCCTCATTCCTTCCCCTGCCCACCCCAGTCAGATAAACTTGTATACACAATTAGTACACTGAGCCTCAAGCTGGTGAATGGGGCCTTATTCCACCAGCCAAGCGGCCAGCAGCAGGGCGGGCCCAGGCAGCAGGAGGCCCAAGCCGTTACTTCATGGAAAATTCACAGGCCCTCGAGGGGTGGCAGAGCTCCCAAAATAGCTGTCTGCTCAAAAATAGGATCCTTGGCTGTAATTGCTCTTTCCACCAACACTCCCACCCCACCACAGTCACCCCCAAAGGTCTGCTTATTCCTGAGTCCAAGGCCCAGGCCTGATACCCAGTGAAGCCCCATGCTGGGCAGAGCTGGATTCCTCCCCGACTCATTACTACCCCCCACTGccaaggtgctttttttttttaattttttttaaagatggggtttcaccatgatggccaggctgatcttgtactcctgacctcaggtgatccacccacctcggcctcccaaagtgctaggattacaggcgtgagccaccgcgcccagctgccaAGGTGCTTTGAGGCTTCCCCATTGCCTCAGCCAGAGGCGCTGGGGCTGCCACAGCACTGGGAAACACAGCTTCTTATTTGGCATAGTTGGGACACCCCAGGGGTCCTGCCACCACCACGTCTAGGCCAAGGAGAGCAAGGCCACAGATGCAGCCCCCTTGGCAGTGTGGGGGTGGgacacaggaagcttccagtGACAGGGGGTCCCCGGAAACTGGTAGGAAACAGACTTGGAATAAACCCTTCTAGGCCCTGGGCAATGCCAGGTGAAACCCATTACCCTGCTTGGGGACATGGGTCCAGAAGCAGCTTTCTGGATGGAAGCCCTGGAGGAACAGAAGGGAGGGCTGTCTGGGTGCTGTCTGTCCCACTGAGGGGGAATTAGAGGCCTGTGGACCGTCTAGGATGAGCCGATGGGCAGCCGCGCTGAGCGCTGATTAATGGTGACAGCAAAAACTCACCTCGCTCTCCAGACTGTTATGTGTATCAGCTCATTTAATCCCCCCAGCAGCGTATTACTCAGGGAACCAAGGCAGAGAGGCCAAGGGGTTTGcaagggtcacacagcaagggaGTGGTTGAGACAGGAATGCAGCCCAGTCCTCCAGCCCTACTGTGGAGCATGGCCTCAGCCCCTGCCTGCTCTTCTGTGGCTGGCTCGCCTGGTTCCCATGTCCTGTTCCTCCCAAGGTCGTTCCCTGCCCTCTACTCCTCTTCAGGCCCCCAGGCCTGGTTGGAAGGGCCATACTCTTAGCTGTTAGTGGCAGAATGAGTCAGGGGTGGGTGAGCTGGAGGAGGCCCCTGTTAGCACCCCTGGGGGTCCCAGGGGCCAGAACTGAGCAGTGATTGATTAGTGATTGTTGTGGATGTCCTGGAATGTTGACTGTCCCAACACCTCATCCTGGGAGCTCTGGTGGTAGGTGGGGCCCAGCTGCCCGCCATCTGCCCCTGCCAGGTCTCATTGCTGTCTGCCCGGCCCGCAGCGAGCTGGATTACTACGACTCCCACAATGTCAACACACGGTGCCAGAAGATCTGTGACCAGTGGGATGCCCTCGGCTCTCTGACCCACAGTCGCAGGGAAGCCCTGGAGGTAAGGAGGGGGGTGACGTCACCCACGGAGCCCTGTGCCCCCGATGTCCTGGGGCTGGTGGTGTGGTCAGTGCCCAAACCTGTGAGCTCCCCCAACTCCCACAGAGAGGACATTCTCTGACCTCTCAGTGCCCTCTGGGCTCCTCCCCGCCATTCCTACTCACATATTCACCTGCTTTTCTTCTGTCCCTGCTCCCTTCCCCACACACCAGAAAACAGAgaagcagctggaggccattgacCAGCTGCACCTGGAGTACGCCAAGCGCGCAGCCCCCTTCAACAACTGGATGGAGAGTGCCATGGAGGACCTCCAGGACATGTTCATCGTCCACACCATCGAGGAGATTGAGGTCCGCGCCCCCTGgcacctcaccttcccaaggGCCTCTGTGGGACTGGGCCACCCCCTCATTCCAGCTCCTTCCCCAGGGCCTGATCTCAGCCCACGACCAGTTCAAGTCCACGCTGCCGGACGCTGACAGGGAGcgcgaggccatcctggccatcCACAAGGAGGCCCAGAGAATCGCTGAGAGCAACCACATCAAGCTGTCAGGCAGCAACCCCTATACCACTGTCACCCCACAGATCATCAACTCCAAGTGGGAGAAGGTGGGCTGGGGCTGTCAGAAGGGGCTGGGGCAGGCGAGTGGGGCTAGGGGCCACTTCCCTGACCGCTCCTGCTCCACATCCCCTCCGCCAGGTACAGCAGCTGGTGCCAAAGCGGGACCATGCCCTCCTGGAGGAGCAGAGCAAGCAGCAGTCCAACGAGCACCTGCGCCGCCAGTTCGCCAGCCAGGCCAACGTCGTGGGGCCCTGGATCCAGACCAAGATGGAGGTGAGGCACTGGTCCAGCCTGGCAGTGCTGAGAAAGCACCAAGGGAGCTCCCTTAGTGAGGGGTCCCTGGCCAGCCCAAGGCCTACAGACAGCTGCCTGGCAGAGCAGGTCCCACTCTCACCAGCTGGGGGCCCTGAGCACTCTGCAGGGTTAGGAGAGTCCACAGAGCTTGTGTGTGGAATCCCTTGCACCTGTCCCCTTGAGCCTTGGTTTCTACCTCTGCAGTCAGGGCCTGCCACAGTCCCAGCCTCACAGAGAGATCAAGGCTAAAATGAAGTTGGGCATGGGGAGTGCTTGGCAGAGAAAGCCTCCCTGTCAGTCGTGGCTGCTTTAACATGAGAGGGCAGGACCAGAGGGGACAGTCATGAGCGGTGGGCCTTCCCTTCCAGGGACCCACAGGCCAAGGCTCCTAGCTAGAGGGGCCCCAGGAGATGCAGGCCAATAGTGGGAGTGGGCTCCCCTAGATGGTCAGTGGTGCCTCCCCTAGAGGCAGGCCCACCAGCCTCACCCCACCACCTGCACCCACCCGGTAGGAGATTGGGCGCATCTCCATTGAAATGAACGGGACCCTGGAGGACCAGCTGAGCCACCTGAAGCAGTACGAGCGCAGCATCGTGGACTACAAGCCCAACCTGGACCTGCTAGAGCAGCAGCACCAGCTCATCCAGGAGGCCCTCATCTTTGACAACAAGCACACCAACTACACCATGGAGGTGCGTGGCTGCCCGGCCTCCTCATTCAAGGTGGCTTGGGCCAGTGAGAAGATAGCTGTCTGCTGGCATTTCTTCACTCTGTTTAACAATGATTGGGAagaccagcactttaggaggccgaggtgggaagatggcttaatccaaggagttcaagaccagcctgggaaacatagcaaggccctgtctcaaaaaaaaaggaaatgctaaccaggcatggtggtgcatgcctatagtcccagctccccaggaggctgaggtgggaggattgcttgagccagggaggtggaggttgaggtgagccaaggtTATGTACCACACtccagagccagaccctgtctcaaaaaaaaaaaaaaggattgaaatGACTAGATCAAAATGAGAGCAGTGCTCTCATCACCAAGACAATGCCCCTCCCAGGACAAGCTGGTCCAGGGGCTCGCTGAGGGCACCATTTGCCCTGTGGCCTCCACAGTATCAGCCTTGGGGCCAGAGCCTGTGCAGCAGGTGCCCAGTCAGCGCAGCAGCTCCCACTGGCTAACATGCCAGGGACGTTACAGGCTGGTCACTGTCATAAGGGTAGCTtgagaagccaaaagattgacTACTGTTGATTCACCCGGTACAGGTCCACAGGTGCCTCACACCAGAGTtggctttattgtttttttcccgAGAGCCAGTGGTGAGACTGACCAGCGTATGTCCCATCTCCAGAGATCCCGGCACAAGAGTCATGGGTCCTTGCCTCTCTGCTGCCCCCGTAGCCAGGAAACTTACTGTGGAGACGAACCCCACGGTTGGCAAAGGCAGCAGAGAGGCACCCTGGCCTGTGTCCCTAGTGAGGCATACAGGAGAACAGGGACTTTCCCCAGGGCTGGGCAGGCTCCTGAAGCTACCCCCTGAAGGTGAGGACAgtccacagtgcccagcccacgGTCACACTCCTGTCCTCCCCCAGCACATCCGCGTGGGCTGGGAGCAGCTGCTCACCACCATCGCCCGCACCATTAACGAGGTGGAGAACCAGATCCTCACCCGTGACGCCAAGGGCATCAGCCAGGAGCAGATGCAGGAGTTCCGGGCATCCTTCAACCACTTTGACAAGGTGAGTGGTCTGCCACCTCCTTggcctctcccttccccacctcacCGTTGCTGTCCCATCCTGCCCCCTcgtttctgcatctgtttgtcCGTTCCCGTCAAAGTTGCTGAGTTGTCGGCCAACACTCCCAGGGCCCTGCCACTGTCGGGGTGCAGCCATGGGGTACCGAGACCCTAACCTAGGCCACTTCACATAGGCAGGGGGCCCCCAAGTCATGCCCTCTGGGGTGTTACCCTCACCACCCCCGGGGCAGATGAAGTCTCAGCACACCCAGGCTTTGCAACCCTGTCTGTGAATCTGGACACAGACACCCCACACGGTGCTTTTAGAATTTAGGTTTCGACCGGCAGCCCCATCAGAAGGCCCCTGAGCACCATACTTTGCTGCTGTCCCCAGCCTACTCTGCTTGGCTGACACCCCCCCCAGCTAGCTAGGCGAGTGCAGCCTTAGCTCTGCACCTGGTGCCCCCAGGACGGGGTGCAATTTCCTCTGTCCCACTCCAAATTCCAAAGGCAAGGAGAGCCCCTCTACCCCCCACCAGTCCTGGGACTCACCCTCAATTCTGTAGCACCCAGCTGCCACCCCTGCTATGggcagaggggtgggggaggCCTCTGCCTGCTTCTGAGCCTCCGAGGTGGGGAGCAGGACGAAAGGGGCCCGAGCTGCCCCCTGTGGCCCTGGCCATCTCTTTGTCCACATCGCCTCTAACTCTGTGTTTCCCTCCCCTACgtgtcccctcctcctcccctctgcaTGTGACCCCGATCCCTCATCCATGCCGCCCCTCCCACACACCTGCCTTCGGATGGCCCCGGCAGGACCATGGCGGGGCGCTGGGGCCCGAGGAGTTCAAGGCCTGCCTCATCAGCCTGGGCTACGACGTGGAGAACGACCGGCAGGTACTGCACCCTGGGCCCCAGCGGACCTTGGCATtaactgctctctctctctccttctctctttctcccctcgCCATCCCACCCCTGCAACCT encodes:
- the ACTN4 gene encoding alpha-actinin-4 isoform X1, with protein sequence MVDYHAANQSYQYGPSSAGNGAGGGGSMGDYMAQEDDWDRDLLLDPAWEKQQRKTFTAWCNSHLRKAGTQIENIDEDFRDGLKLMLLLEVISGERLPKPERGKMRVHKINNVNKALDFIASKGVKLVSIGAEEIVDGNAKMTLGMIWTIILRFAIQDISVEETSAKEGLLLWCQRKTAPYKNVNVQNFHISWKDGLAFNALIHRHRPELIEYDKLRKDDPVTNLNNAFEVAEKYLDIPKMLDAEDIVNTARPDEKAIMTYVSSFYHAFSGAQKAETAANRICKVLAVNQENEHLMEDYEKLASDLLEWIRRTIPWLEDRVPQKTIQEMQQKLEDFRDYRRVHKPPKVQEKCQLEINFNTLQTKLRLSNRPAFMPSEGKMVSDINNGWQHLEQAEKGYEEWLLNEIRRLERLDHLAEKFRQKASIHEAWTDGKEAMLKHRDYETATLSDIKALIRKHEAFESDLAAHQDRVEQIAAIAQELNELDYYDSHNVNTRCQKICDQWDALGSLTHSRREALEKTEKQLEAIDQLHLEYAKRAAPFNNWMESAMEDLQDMFIVHTIEEIEGLISAHDQFKSTLPDADREREAILAIHKEAQRIAESNHIKLSGSNPYTTVTPQIINSKWEKVQQLVPKRDHALLEEQSKQQSNEHLRRQFASQANVVGPWIQTKMEEIGRISIEMNGTLEDQLSHLKQYERSIVDYKPNLDLLEQQHQLIQEALIFDNKHTNYTMEHIRVGWEQLLTTIARTINEVENQILTRDAKGISQEQMQEFRASFNHFDKDHGGALGPEEFKACLISLGYDVENDRQGDAEFNRIMSLVDPNHSGLVTFQAFIDFMSRETTDTDTADQVIASFKVLAGDKVRPHEAHGGWQEGSLHREGLREPVCGWGWLRVPSCQSQNFITAEELRRELPPDQAEYCIARMAPYQGPDAVPGALDYKSFSTALYGESDL
- the ACTN4 gene encoding alpha-actinin-4 isoform X4, giving the protein MVDYHAANQSYQYGPSSAGNGAGGGGSMGDYMAQEDDWDRDLLLDPAWEKQQRKTFTAWCNSHLRKAGTQIENIDEDFRDGLKLMLLLEVISGERLPKPERGKMRVHKINNVNKALDFIASKGVKLVSIGAEEIVDGNAKMTLGMIWTIILRFAIQDISVEETSAKEGLLLWCQRKTAPYKNVNVQNFHISWKDGLAFNALIHRHRPELIEYDKLRKDDPVTNLNNAFEVAEKYLDIPKMLDAEDIVNTARPDEKAIMTYVSSFYHAFSGAQKAETAANRICKVLAVNQENEHLMEDYEKLASDLLEWIRRTIPWLEDRVPQKTIQEMQQKLEDFRDYRRVHKPPKVQEKCQLEINFNTLQTKLRLSNRPAFMPSEGKMVSDINNGWQHLEQAEKGYEEWLLNEIRRLERLDHLAEKFRQKASIHEAWTDGKEAMLKHRDYETATLSDIKALIRKHEAFESDLAAHQDRVEQIAAIAQELNELDYYDSHNVNTRCQKICDQWDALGSLTHSRREALEKTEKQLEAIDQLHLEYAKRAAPFNNWMESAMEDLQDMFIVHTIEEIEGLISAHDQFKSTLPDADREREAILAIHKEAQRIAESNHIKLSGSNPYTTVTPQIINSKWEKVQQLVPKRDHALLEEQSKQQSNEHLRRQFASQANVVGPWIQTKMEEIGRISIEMNGTLEDQLSHLKQYERSIVDYKPNLDLLEQQHQLIQEALIFDNKHTNYTMEHIRVGWEQLLTTIARTINEVENQILTRDAKGISQEQMQEFRASFNHFDKDHGGALGPEEFKACLISLGYDVENDRQGDAEFNRIMSLVDPNHSGLVTFQAFIDFMSRETTDTDTADQVIASFKVLAGDKNFITAEELRRELPPDQAEYCIARMAPYQGPDAVPGALDYKSFSTALYGESDL
- the ACTN4 gene encoding alpha-actinin-4 isoform X5 — translated: MVDYHAANQSYQYGPSSAGNGAGGGGSMGDYMAQEDDWDRDLLLDPAWEKQQRKTFTAWCNSHLRKAGTQIENIDEDFRDGLKLMLLLEVISGERLPKPERGKMRVHKINNVNKALDFIASKGVKLVSIGAEEIVDGNAKMTLGMIWTIILRFAIQDISVEETSAKEGLLLWCQRKTAPYKNVNVQNFHISWKDGLAFNALIHRHRPELIEYDKLRKDDPVTNLNNAFEVAEKYLDIPKMLDAEDIVGTLRPDEKAIMTYVSCFYHAFSGAQKAETAANRICKVLAVNQENEHLMEDYEKLASDLLEWIRRTIPWLEDRVPQKTIQEMQQKLEDFRDYRRVHKPPKVQEKCQLEINFNTLQTKLRLSNRPAFMPSEGKMVSDINNGWQHLEQAEKGYEEWLLNEIRRLERLDHLAEKFRQKASIHEAWTDGKEAMLKHRDYETATLSDIKALIRKHEAFESDLAAHQDRVEQIAAIAQELNELDYYDSHNVNTRCQKICDQWDALGSLTHSRREALEKTEKQLEAIDQLHLEYAKRAAPFNNWMESAMEDLQDMFIVHTIEEIEGLISAHDQFKSTLPDADREREAILAIHKEAQRIAESNHIKLSGSNPYTTVTPQIINSKWEKVQQLVPKRDHALLEEQSKQQSNEHLRRQFASQANVVGPWIQTKMEEIGRISIEMNGTLEDQLSHLKQYERSIVDYKPNLDLLEQQHQLIQEALIFDNKHTNYTMEHIRVGWEQLLTTIARTINEVENQILTRDAKGISQEQMQEFRASFNHFDKDHGGALGPEEFKACLISLGYDVENDRQGDAEFNRIMSLVDPNHSGLVTFQAFIDFMSRETTDTDTADQVIASFKVLAGDKNFITAEELRRELPPDQAEYCIARMAPYQGPDAVPGALDYKSFSTALYGESDL
- the ACTN4 gene encoding alpha-actinin-4 isoform X6; this encodes MVDYHAANQSYQYGPSSAGNGAGGGGSMGDYMAQEDDWDRDLLLDPAWEKQQRKTFTAWCNSHLRKAGTQIENIDEDFRDGLKLMLLLEVISGERLPKPERGKMRVHKINNVNKALDFIASKGVKLVSIGAEEIVDGNAKMTLGMIWTIILRFAIQDISVEETSAKEGLLLWCQRKTAPYKNVNVQNFHISWKDGLAFNALIHRHRPELIEYDKLRKDDPVTNLNNAFEVAEKYLDIPKMLDAEDIVGTLRPDEKAIMTYVSCFYHAFSGAQKAETAANRICKVLAVNQENEHLMEDYEKLASDLLEWIRRTIPWLEDRVPQKTIQEMQQKLEDFRDYRRVHKPPKVQEKCQLEINFNTLQTKLRLSNRPAFMPSEGKMVSDINNGWQHLEQAEKGYEEWLLNEIRRLERLDHLAEKFRQKASIHEAWTDGKEAMLKHRDYETATLSDIKALIRKHEAFESDLAAHQDRVEQIAAIAQELNELDYYDSHNVNTRCQKICDQWDALGSLTHSRREALEKTEKQLEAIDQLHLEYAKRAAPFNNWMESAMEDLQDMFIVHTIEEIEGLISAHDQFKSTLPDADREREAILAIHKEAQRIAESNHIKLSGSNPYTTVTPQIINSKWEKVQQLVPKRDHALLEEQSKQQSNEHLRRQFASQANVVGPWIQTKMEEIGRISIEMNGTLEDQLSHLKQYERSIVDYKPNLDLLEQQHQLIQEALIFDNKHTNYTMEHIRVGWEQLLTTIARTINEVENQILTRDAKGISQEQMQEFRASFNHFDKKQTGSMDSDDFRALLISTGYSLGDAEFNRIMSLVDPNHSGLVTFQAFIDFMSRETTDTDTADQVIASFKVLAGDKNFITAEELRRELPPDQAEYCIARMAPYQGPDAVPGALDYKSFSTALYGESDL
- the ACTN4 gene encoding alpha-actinin-4 isoform X2 produces the protein MVDYHAANQSYQYGPSSAGNGAGGGGSMGDYMAQEDDWDRDLLLDPAWEKQQRKTFTAWCNSHLRKAGTQIENIDEDFRDGLKLMLLLEVISGERLPKPERGKMRVHKINNVNKALDFIASKGVKLVSIGAEEIVDGNAKMTLGMIWTIILRFAIQDISVEETSAKEGLLLWCQRKTAPYKNVNVQNFHISWKDGLAFNALIHRHRPELIEYDKLRKDDPVTNLNNAFEVAEKYLDIPKMLDAEDIVGTLRPDEKAIMTYVSCFYHAFSGAQKAETAANRICKVLAVNQENEHLMEDYEKLASDLLEWIRRTIPWLEDRVPQKTIQEMQQKLEDFRDYRRVHKPPKVQEKCQLEINFNTLQTKLRLSNRPAFMPSEGKMVSDINNGWQHLEQAEKGYEEWLLNEIRRLERLDHLAEKFRQKASIHEAWTDGKEAMLKHRDYETATLSDIKALIRKHEAFESDLAAHQDRVEQIAAIAQELNELDYYDSHNVNTRCQKICDQWDALGSLTHSRREALEKTEKQLEAIDQLHLEYAKRAAPFNNWMESAMEDLQDMFIVHTIEEIEGLISAHDQFKSTLPDADREREAILAIHKEAQRIAESNHIKLSGSNPYTTVTPQIINSKWEKVQQLVPKRDHALLEEQSKQQSNEHLRRQFASQANVVGPWIQTKMEEIGRISIEMNGTLEDQLSHLKQYERSIVDYKPNLDLLEQQHQLIQEALIFDNKHTNYTMEHIRVGWEQLLTTIARTINEVENQILTRDAKGISQEQMQEFRASFNHFDKDHGGALGPEEFKACLISLGYDVENDRQGDAEFNRIMSLVDPNHSGLVTFQAFIDFMSRETTDTDTADQVIASFKVLAGDKVRPHEAHGGWQEGSLHREGLREPVCGWGWLRVPSCQSQNFITAEELRRELPPDQAEYCIARMAPYQGPDAVPGALDYKSFSTALYGESDL